The genomic DNA AAGGATAATTTAAATGAAATTCGTACATGAAATTTAAATAATATAAAATGCATTAATAAACTTGTAATAAACCACATAAGATAATTTTGAATTGGAATATATAAACTTGACCAACTCCAAAAACCTAATTTTACTGCGACTGGTTCAATCAGTATATCTAGTAAAACCATTAAAAGAGAGGAAATAGAAACCTTTAAAATACTATTATCTGTGAATTTACTAACAAAACCATAAGTACAGAACACTAATATTAACCAATTAACACCAATTAACAGTGGAACTTCTAAAAATTGTATGCCTAAAAAATTCCCATAATTATATTCACCAAATAACAATCCGGTCTTAACACCTAATACTTCGATAAAAAAACCTAATAAAAATATAATAACAATTGGCTTAAAATTGATTCTATAAGATATAAACAAAAAGCAAATTGCAAATGTCAGAAGTAGATTAAAAGGCACAAGTGAGAGGAAAAAATTTCTTGAAAAATCATTAGATAAACCAATCATACCAACAAAATGTAATAAAATGATAATAAAACCAGCTATATTTTGGATCATTGTTTTATTATTAATTAATTTCATTTGCAACAATTTTAGCAGAGTTAAGAGCTAGAGGAATTCCTCCACCAGGATGAACTGTACCACCGCAAAAATATAAATCTTTTATTTGAGCACTAAAGTTTGAGTGACGCAAAAATGCAGAAAGTTTTGAATTTGATGATGAGCCATATAAAGAACCTTGAAAAGAACCTGTTTTTAATTCAATATCCTTTGGTCCATTAAAATTTTCAACAATTATATTTTTTTCAATATTACATTTAAGAATACTGTTTAATTTATTAATAATTATTTTTTTAGCTTCATTAATTAAAGTATCCCAGTCTTGACCTTTATCATGTGAAACATTAATCATAACAAACCAATTATCACATCCTTTAGGAGCATCACCATCAATATATTTAGATGTAATATTAATATAAATAGTAGGATCATGGTATATATCTTTTCCTATTCTTATGTTATCAAATTCTTGTTTATAATCCTCGGCAAAGAAAATATTATGTAAATCTAATTCTTTGAATTCATTGTTCATACCCCAATAAAATATAATTGCAGAAGATGATTTAGGCATTTTCAATTTTGAATCAAGAAAATAAGTAGAATCCAACAAATTATTATATACATAATGAATGTCTATATTTGATACCACTACATCAGCAGGAAGAAATATATTATTTGAATATACTCCTTGAACTTTATTGTCTTCAACACTAATTCGATCTACCTTGGAATTAGTTTCAAATTTCACACCATTACTTAAGCATAAAGTATGAAGA from Flavobacteriales bacterium TMED191 includes the following:
- a CDS encoding carotenoid biosynthesis protein — translated: MKLINNKTMIQNIAGFIIILLHFVGMIGLSNDFSRNFFLSLVPFNLLLTFAICFLFISYRINFKPIVIIFLLGFFIEVLGVKTGLLFGEYNYGNFLGIQFLEVPLLIGVNWLILVFCTYGFVSKFTDNSILKVSISSLLMVLLDILIEPVAVKLGFWSWSSLYIPIQNYLMWFITSLLMHFILFKFHVRISFKLSLYLMISQLMFFIFLLFVL
- the crtI gene encoding phytoene desaturase — encoded protein: MSKKIIIIGSGIAGLSTALRLSRKGFDVKVLEKNSYLGGKIAEIYKNGFRFDTGPSLFTMPELLDELIDKAKIDKTSSFEYLKLKLACRYFFNDGTLINGYSDKHMFAIEAANKTNISPFKVKRYLKYIEFIYKTTSKIFIEKSLHKISTYFSFQTFLAFFKIPFLSIFRSMNATNTIFLKNRKLVKIFNRFATYNGSNPYVAPGILNVIAHLEFNKGVYLPKNGMRSIVDFLHTLCLSNGVKFETNSKVDRISVEDNKVQGVYSNNIFLPADVVVSNIDIHYVYNNLLDSTYFLDSKLKMPKSSSAIIFYWGMNNEFKELDLHNIFFAEDYKQEFDNIRIGKDIYHDPTIYINITSKYIDGDAPKGCDNWFVMINVSHDKGQDWDTLINEAKKIIINKLNSILKCNIEKNIIVENFNGPKDIELKTGSFQGSLYGSSSNSKLSAFLRHSNFSAQIKDLYFCGGTVHPGGGIPLALNSAKIVANEIN